CCGTCATCAACCAGAACAGAGACGCGTCGCTTGCCTACTGGGGCAAAAAGACAGAGGCGGCGGACGCTCTGAAGAACCCCGCGACGGACGCGCGCGTAGCCGCCGTCATCAGCGAGCTTAATGCCCTGATAAAAAAAGCCGCGGAAGCGCGGTAAGCTAAAAACAGCAAAAGAGGCGGCGGCGCAAAAAGACGTCCAGTGTCTTATTGACACTGGACGCTATAGTAGTTAATAATTCTCTTGGGACAGAGGACTAACTTAGCCCAGATTATCTTGAATTTTTCGCAGAAGGATATATTTACAGAGTTTAATTCACAGGCTCAACCGCCATTTTTGTGTTTTTGCTGATTTTTATATCAGATGTGTCACATGTGTCTTTCAAACCATGTAATGGTATAATCGTTATACAGAGAGAGGTAAAATCACTTATGTTATACCATTGTATGTTTGTAAGGAGGGGATGGCAATGGTGGATGTAGAAGATGTCGCAAGGTATTTACTGTCCCTTTTCAGGGATGACGCGATCAGCAGAGAGGATGGCATTGACGACGGATCGGATGTTTCTAATCTGAAGCTGCAGAAGTTGCTTTACTATTGTCAAGCATATTCGCTCGCGCTTACAGGTGAACCGATGTTTGCCGAAGAGATAGAGGCATGGCATTACGGGCCAGTCGTTCCAAGTGTTTACAGGAGATATAAGCAGTATGGCAGGTGCGATATTCCGCTGGCCGACATTGTTCCGTTTTCCCTTACGGATGAGAAAGCGGCGGGGATCGCGCGTCTGGTAAAGAGACAAAAGGGCGCCTATTCCGCTATCGCAATCATGGATATGGCTCATGGCGAGTTGCCGTGGAAGGAAGCTCATAGTATCCACCTTAACGCGGCTATCAGCAATGAGACTATGCGGCGTTATTTTGCCGACAGGCTGTGCCATGAGATGTCGGAAGAGGAAGAGGACCGGTTCTGGGATTTCGTGACGGAGCCACTCGATAAGGACGATATTCGCGAGTTGCTGGCCCATGTCGTATGATGAAGGCGATATCCTGATCGTACTGTTCCCCTACGATGAATGCGGTGAAGAGAAATTGCGTCCCGCGCTTTTTTGGCAGTACAAGGGGAGCGATTATTTATTCCTTAGCAGGATAACCTCCGCAAGCCATAACTCGGAGTGGGAGGTTGAG
This DNA window, taken from Cloacibacillus sp., encodes the following:
- a CDS encoding DUF4065 domain-containing protein, translating into MVDVEDVARYLLSLFRDDAISREDGIDDGSDVSNLKLQKLLYYCQAYSLALTGEPMFAEEIEAWHYGPVVPSVYRRYKQYGRCDIPLADIVPFSLTDEKAAGIARLVKRQKGAYSAIAIMDMAHGELPWKEAHSIHLNAAISNETMRRYFADRLCHEMSEEEEDRFWDFVTEPLDKDDIRELLAHVV